The following are from one region of the Salvia splendens isolate huo1 chromosome 2, SspV2, whole genome shotgun sequence genome:
- the LOC121778925 gene encoding uncharacterized mitochondrial protein AtMg00810-like — protein sequence MMLALAAIKGWSLTHLDINNAFHYGDLEEDIYMTLPTRVEVDWMAVEGATPDSTLSASDHSFFYKSDGAAGFFGIAVYVDDILVATTDPEMTNSFKDFLTQHFKFKGLGVPKYFLGLEIARNKKGIQVCQRKYTMDLLKDTGFLGCKPSSVPMGPVKKLQLDSGSLLEDASKYRRLIGRLLYMCITRPDITFVVHKLSQYVSKPCIEHWQAVERVLKYLKGTPGHGLFYSSSSKPTLSIFSDADWAACPDTRKSMTGYCLFHGNSMIS from the exons ATGATGCTGGCTCTAGCTGCTATCAAGGGATGGTCTCTGACTCATTTGGACATCAACAATGCTTTCCActatggtgatctggaagaagacaTTTATATGACATTACCAACGAGGGTTGAAGTGGACTGGATGGCTGTTGAGGGGGCTACACCAGATTCAACTTTA TCAGCGTCCGATCATTCTTTCTTCTATAAATCAGATGGAGCAGCTGGATTCTTTGGCATAGCggtatatgttgatgatatctTGGTTGCCACCACTGATCCAGAAATGACTAATAGCTTCAAGGATTTCCTCACACAACACTTCAAGTTCAAGGGTCTTGGAGTCCCAAAATATTTCCTTGGACTTGAGATagcaagaaataagaaaggaatcCAAGTTTGTCAAAGGAAATACACCATGGATCTTCTTAAAGATACAGGCTTCTTGGGATGTAAACCATCTTCTGTTCCCATGGGTCCAGTTAAGAAGTTGCAGCTGGATTCAGGTTCACTTTTAGAAGATGCTTCTAAATATAGAAGACTCATTGGAAGACTCTTGTATATGTGCATAACTCGGCCAGATATCACCTTTGTTGTACACAAGTTGAGTCAATATGTGTCGAAACCTTGCATTGAACACTGGCAAGCAGTTGAAAGAGTTCTGAAATATCTCAAGGGAACTCCAGGTCATGGATTATTTTACTCCAGTAGCAGCAAACCTACTCTGAGCATATTTTcggatgcagattgggcagcaTGTCCAGATACCAGGAAGTCCATGACTGGGTATTGTCTATTCCATGGAAATTCTATGATTTCTTAG